CGGAGACGACGAGCCCGAGCATCGCGCCGGCGAACGCCACGAGGGTGGCGGCGAACCGCCCGAGGCCGGCGACCGGGTCCTTCCCCGGCGCGTCTGCGGGGCCGCCGGCGAAGTAGGAGTGGGCGTAGAGGAAGACGAGGAGGCCCACGCCGGAGACGAGCAGCGCCATGAGCGCCCCGAACGCGTCGAGGCGCAGGCCCATGGTGAGCCCGAGGCTCGGCACCCACGCGACGGTCTCCTCGACGGTGCGGTGGCGGACGACGACGCCCGGCAGGACGGTGGCGAGCCACGCGAGCACGGCCGCGGGCGCCAGGGCGCACAGCAGGAGCGTCCGGCGGCCGTGACGGCGCAGGAGGAGGGCACCAGCCGCGGCGGCGAGGTGCGCGCCGAGCAGGGCTGTGAGCAAGCATGTGCTCCCGGGTCGGGGCTGGGACCTGCGGGTCCCCAGCGGCGGGTGCGGGCCGGGAACCGGCTACCGCGTCAAGGCGCCCAGTATGCCTTCGCCCGCGACGCGGCTGACTCAGCAGCCCGCCCCGCCGGCCCGGGTCAGAACAGCCCGTACTGCACGAACGCCGGGGCGAAGATGAGCGCCACGACGGTCATCACCTTGATGAGGATGTTCATAGCAGGCCCGGAGGTGTCCTTGAACGGGTCGCCGACCGTGTCGCCGACGACGGCGGCCTTGTGCGGGTCGGAGCCCTTGCCGCCGTGGTGGCCGGCCTCGATGTACTTCTTCGCGTTGTCCCACGCGCCCCCGGCGTTGGCCATGTAGATCGCGATCGCGAAGCCGGTGACGAGCACGCCGGCGAGCAGCCCCCCGAGGGCGTCGACGGACAGGAAGCCGACGGCGAGGGGCACGACGACGGCGAGCGAGCCGGGGACCACCATCTCCCTCAGCGCCGCACCGGTGGAGATGTCGACGCACTTGGCGTACTCCGGCACGACGCCCACCCTGCCCTCGCGCAGACCGGGGATGTCGCGGAACTGCCGGCGCACCTCCTCGATCATCTGGTTGGCCGCCCGGCCGACGGCGTTCATGGTGAGCGCGGCGAACAGGAACGGCAGCATCGCCCCGATGAACAGCCCGACGAAGACGTCGACGTCGCCGATCGACAGGTTGATCTCGCCGCCGGCGGCCCGCACCGACTCCTGGAACGACACGAACAGGGCGAGGGCGGTGAGCACCGCGGAGCCGATCGCGAACCCCTTCGCGACGGCCGCCGTCGTGTTGCCGAGGGCGTCGAGCTCGTCGGTGACCTCGCGGACCCTCGGGTCGAGGTGGGCCATCTCGGCGATGCCGCCGGCGTTGTCGGCGATCGGCCCGTAGGCGTCGGTGGCCACGACGACGCCGAGGGTCGCGAGCATGCCGATGCCGGAGATCGCCACCCCGTAGATGCCGCTGTTCGTGAGCTCCGGCAGGGCGAACTCCGCACCGGCGTAGGCGGCGCTGATGGCGATGACGACGAGGACCACCGAGCCCATGACCGAGATCTTGCCAGTGGAGATCCCCGCGAGGATCGTGGTCGCCGAGCCCGTCTCGCTCGAGGCGGCGATGTTCTTCACCGGGGAGAAGTGGTCGGAGGTGTAGTACTCGCAGAGCTTGCCGATCGCCAGGCCGGCGAGCAGGCCGGCGACGACCGCGAGCCCGAAGCCCCACCAGCGGGCCGTGATGTCCCCGAACAGCCAGAAGGCGAGGAGGAACGCGAGCACGACGGTCGCGGCGGCGGCGACGTTCGTCCCGCGGTGCAGGGCGCGCGACAGGTCACGTCCGCTCGCGTCGGGACCGGTGTTCACGGTGAACGCCCCGACTATGGCGGCGAGCATGCCGAAGGCGGCGATGGCGAGTGGGTAGAGCAGGGCGGCGTTCTGGAACCCCGCGGGCACGCCCGCGACCCCGTCGGCGAACGCGAACCCCGCGAGCGCGATCGGCGCGATGAGCGAGCCGGCGTAGGACTCGAACAGGTCGGCGCCCATGCCGGCAACGTCGCCGACGTTGTCACCGACGTTGTCGGCGATGGTAGCCGGGTTGCGCGGGTCGTCCTCGGGGATGCCCGCCTCGACCTTGCCGACGAGGTCGGCCCCGACGTCGGCCGCCTTCGTGTAGATCCCGCCGCCGATGCGGGCGAACAGCGCGATGGACGACGCGCCGAGCGAGTAGGTCGTCACCACCTGGATCGGGTTCTCGATGGTGAGGACGTCGACGAAGACGATGTAGGCGCCCGCCACGCCGAGCAGGGAAAGGCCCGCGACCGCGAACCCCATGACCGCTCCGCCGCGGAAGGCGAGCGGCAGGGCGAGCTGGGGGCCGGTCTTGGCCGCCTCCGCCGTCCGGGCGTTCGCCATGGTCGCCACGGTCATGCCGACGAAGCCGGCGAGCGCGCTGAACGCCGCGCCGACGAGGTAGGCCACGGCGGCGAGCGGCCCGTTGTCGAGCAGGAGCGCGATGAGGACCGCGAGGACCACCACGAAGATTGCCACGGCCCTGTACTCACGGCGCAGGAAGGCCCGGGAGCCCTCCTGGATGGCGTCCATCAGCGCGACCATGCGCTCGTCGCCGGGGCTGGCTTTCTTGACCACGCCGAAGAAGAAGAACCCCAGGCCGAGGCCGGCGAGGGCGGTGACGACGCTGATCAGCGGTATTGCGTCGAGGGCATCCATGGGCGGGTCGGTTGCTCCGAGCTCGGGGTACGGGCGTGTGGCACGCGACGGGGCCGGGCAGGCGTAACCCGGCCGCCCGACCAGCCGGGGCGCGGGCACAGGCGGCCTCGCCTCGGGGCGGGGGGTTCACCGGCGAGTGTATTCAGCGGGCGGGCGCCGCCACAAAACCCGCGGGAGGGGTGCGCTGCGGTGTCGCAGGCGGTTGCTACCGTCATTGTCATGTCCGCCTTCCTGCACCGCACCCGGGAGCTGCGCGAGGCCGCCGAGGCCGCCCTCGCCCCGGCCGCCACCCGCTCGCGCGACTCACGGGGGCGCCGCCGTCCGGAGGACCCCGACCCCCACCGCACGTGCTTCGAGCGCGACCGGGACCGGATCCTGCACTCGAAGGCCTTCCGCCGGCTCAAGCGGAAGACCCAGGTCTTCGTCGAGCCGACGGGGGACCACTACGTCACCCGGCTCACCCACACGCTGCAGGTGACGCAGATCGCCCGGGCGCTCGCCGCGGGGCTCGGCCTGAACGAGCCGCTCGCCGAGGCGATCGCCCTGGGTCACGACGTCGGCCATCCTCCGTTCGGCCACACCGGCGAGGAGGCGCTGTCGCCCTACGTCGAGGGGGGCTGGCACCACGCGGCGCAGAGCGTGCGCATCTACGAGGTGCTCGAGGACGCCAACCTCACGTGGGAGGTCCGCGACGGCATCCGCGCGCACTCGTGGAAGGTCACCCCGCCGCCGGCCACCGCCGAGGGCGCCTGCGTGCGTTTCGCCGACCGCATCGCCTACCTGTCCCACGACGCGCTCGACGCCGTGCGCGCCGGCGTGCTGGCGGAGCGTGACCTCCCCGCGGCGGCCCGCGCGCACCTCGGCCGGCCCGGCAGCGAGTGGGTCGGCACGATGGTCCGGTCGGTGATCGCCCACAGCGTGGAGGCCGGCCGGCTCGCCATGGACCCGCGCACCGCCGGAACAATGGACGAGCTGCGGGAGTTCATGTTCGTGCGCGTCTACCACGCGCCGCGCACCAGGGAGCAGCGCGAGGCCGTGAGCACGGTTGTCCGCGACCTCGTCGAGCACCATCTCGCCCGGCCGGACGCGATCCCCGCCAGCTACCGCGACGCCGCCTCCGACCCGCTCACGCAGACCGTCGACTACGTAGCCGGCATGACCGACCGCTACGCCCTCGCCCTGCACGCCCGCCTCGTCAACCGCTAGGGTCGGCGGCCAGGGCCGTCGCCGTCTCCGGCGTCCGTTGACGCCGGCCGGCGGCGCGAGCGGGTACGGTGGGCGCGGCCACCAGCCACCGTCCGGAGGGACGCAGAGCACCAATGGCCAAGAACCTCGTCATCGTCGAGTCGCCGACCAAGGCGAAGACCATTGAGAAGTACCTGGGCAGCGACTACCAGGTGCTCGCCTCCTATGGTCACGTCCGCGACCTCCCGCGCAGCGACTTCGCCGTCGAGGTCGACGACGGCGACGTCCGGCTCGTCTACGAGGTTCCCGCCGGTTCCACGAAGCACGTGAGCGCGATCAAGAAGGCCGCCCGGTCCGCCGAGCACGTCTTCCTCGCCACCGACCTCGACCGCGAGGGCGAGGCCATCGCCTGGCACGTCGCCGAGGTGGCCGGCATCAACACCGACGAGGCGAACCGGGTGGTGTTCGCCGAGATCACCCCCGACGCGATCGTCTCGTCGTTCGCGCAGCCGCGCCGCATCGACGGTCACCTCGTCGACGCGCAGCAGGCCCGGCGCGCGGTGGACCGGATCGTCGGCTACCGGCTGTCCCCGACATTGTGGCGCAACGTCGCGAGCGGCATCTCCGCGGGGCGCGTGCAGTCGGTGGCCCTGCGGATGATCTGCGATCGCGAGGACGCGATCCGCGCGTTCGTGCCGGTCGAGTACTGGTCGGTCCACGGCGACTTCAGCCGGGAGCGGCAGCGGTTCGCGACGACCCTCCACCGGGTCGACGGCCAGCGGGTCACCACGCCGAAGCACATGGCGGAGCGGGAGGAGAAGGGCACCGACGACCGCTACCTGCTCATCGGCGACGAGCAGGCGGCGGAGGGGCTGCTCGCCCGCGCCCGCGAGTCGGCCACCTGGACCGTCGCCGACACCACCCGCAAGGAGGTCAGGCGCAACCCGGCGCCGCCCTTCACCACCTCGACGCTCCAGCAGGAGGCGGCGCGCAAGCTCGGGTTCGGCGCGGCGAAGACGATGCGCGTCGCCCAGCAGCTCTACGAGGGTGTGAACATCGGCCGGGAGACGGTGGGCCTCATCACCTACCACCGGACCGACTCGCTGAACCTGTCGAACACCGCGCTCGGCGAGATCGCCGCCCACGTGCGGTCGGCCTACGGCGAGCGCTACGCCATCCCCGAGCCCCGCCGCTACAAGGGCAGGAGCAAGGGCGCGCAGGAGGCGCACGAGGCCATCCGCCCAACCTCGGTGAAGCGCCTGCCGGCCCAGCTCGCCGGCCGCCTCGACCGCGACCAGCTCGCGCTGTACGAGCTCGTGTGGAAGCGCACCGTCGCCACGCAGATGGCTCCCGCGGTGTTCGACTCGCTGCGTGCGGACCTCGTGAGCGCCGACGGCACCCTGCGGTTCCGCGCCACCGGGCAGGTGCTGAAGTTCGACGGCTTCATCACCCTCTACCAGGAGGGTCGCGACGACGACGCGCCCGAGGACGAGCAGGCCCCGACCGACCGGCTGCCCGACCTCGCCGACGGCCAGACCCTGACGCTCGCGGACGTGCGCGGGGAGCAGCACTTCACCGAGCCGCCCCCCCGCTACACCGAGGCGAGCCTCGTGAAGACCCTCGAGGCGGAGGGGATCGGCCGCCCGTCGACGTACGCCTCGATCATCGGCGTGCTGCTCGCACGGGAGTACGTGCGCCTCGACTCGCGCCGGTTCTTCCCCACGCCGCTCGGCGAGGTCGTGGTCGCCTACTTGAAGCAGCACTTCTCCGAGGTCGTCGACACCGGCTTCACCGCGCGGATGGAGGAGGAGCTCGACGAGATCGCCCGTGGCGAGGAGCGCTGGGAGCCGATGGTCTCCGAGTTCCTCACCGAGGTCGACGACTGGATCGCCGAGCGCAAGCCCGAGCGCCCCCGGATCCCCATCGAGGGGGCGCAGTGCCCGGAGTGCGGCGAGTCGATGGAGAAGGTGTTCAGCGGCAAGTCCCGCCAGTGGTTCGCCTCTTGTCACCGCTGGCCGGACTGCAAGGGGACCCTGCCGCTGGACGCCTACGGCAACATCACCACCGTCGAGGAGCTCAAGCCGGATCCCGACGTGCCGTGCCCGGAGTGCGGCAAGGGAACGATCCGCCGGGAGGGGCGCTTCGGGCCCTTCTACGGCTGCCAGGACTACCCGAACTGCAAGGGCATCGTGAACGTCCAGCAGCGCATCGGCTTCCCCTGCCCGAAGTGCGGCAAGGGCCACCTCGTCGAGCGCAAGTCCCGGTACGGCAAGCCGTTCTACGGCTGCAACCGCTATCCCGACTGCGAGTTCGCCCTCTGGACCACTCCGCTCGCGCAGCCGTGCCCGCAGTGCGGCGGGCCGATGAAGCCGCCGCGCAAGAACGCGAAGAACCCGACCGCCATCTGCGCGAACTGCGACGCGCGGGTCGAGGTCGACGCCGACCCGCCGCGGGTCGTCACGGAGGAGTTCGTCCCGGGGCGCCGCCCCGCGGCCGTGCCCGGCTGACGGGCCCTACCCGCCCGATCGTCCCGGCGCCCGCACGACGCCGAGCAGGCCGGTGCCCTCTCCGCCGTCCGGGGCGACCGCGCGGATTTCGGGCACCGGCGCGTCGGCGCGGGTCCGCGAGGCGCCCGCGACCTTCGCCGCTCCGCCGCCGAGCCGCACGGCGAGCTCCGGCACGTGCGTGCTGACCCAGCCCCAGACCCTGTTCACGACCGGCTCGCCGATGCGGCGCACGGCGTTCAGCGCGAACGGGTCCCCCTCGAGCCGCCACACGGTCGCGGGCTGGCCGGTCGCGTCGGTGAGCAGGCGCCGCAGCGCGGGCGCGTCGACGCATCCGACGTGGGGGGCGTAACCGGACCACCCGCCGAGGTAGCCGGTCTCGTCGGGGGTGGAGACGACGAGCAGCCCGCCCGGCGCCACCCGTGCGTACACCGCGGCGAGGAAGCCGGGCTGGTCGACCGGGCGGAGGTGCTCGATGACCTCCATCGCGGTGACGAGCCCGAACGCCCCGACAGCGACGTCGTCGAGGTCGGCGTACACCGCCGCGTCGGGAAAGGCCGTGGCGGCCACCTCTCGGACCCGGGCGTCGTGGTCGGTGAGGTGCAGCCCCGCCCCGAGGAAGTCGGCCATCCAGGCCGCCAGGGCCCCCACCCCGCTGCCGACGTCGAGGACGGGCCCGTCCACCCCGGCGGCGAGGGCCAGCTCGGCCGCGGCGAGGTAGTGCGCGACGTGGCGGACGACCGAGCGATGGCTGCCGTGCATGCCGACGTCGCCGCCCTCGGCGTTCACGTATGCCGCACCGCGGGTGCGGGCGGCCCGGTCGAGGAACAGACACGCCCCCCGCACCGCGGCGTCGAGGTCGCGGAGCGGCGGGCGCAGCTCGGGGGGAGGCGACGTCGTCACGGCCGGGCACCTTATACGAGACACCTGGCGTTACGCTGCTGCCGCACCCTCCCGGTGCGTCGGCGCGCGAAGGGGTAGGACGATCAGCGAGGAGCCGCAGGGGCAGGACGCAGCGGCGAGCGAGGACCTCGTGCTCGGCCGGGAGCAGCTCTCGGCCTACCGAGCCCTGATGCGCAACCGCAACTACCGCCTGTGGTTCCTGTCGTCGCTGGGGTCGAGCCTCGGCGACTGGGTCGGCCTGTTCTCCCTTCAGGTCCTCGTCATCTCGCTCGCCGAGCCGGGGTCGCGCATCGCGCTGTTCGGGCTCGGCGGCGTCATGATGGCCCGGCTGCTGCCGAGCGTGCTGTTCGGCCCCGTCGCCGGGGTGCTCGCCGACCGCTACGACCGGCGCCGGCTCATGGTCGCCGCCGACGCGCTGCGCGGCGCCCTCTACCTCGGGATCGCCTTCTCGGGCGAGCTGCTCACGTTGTTCGCGCTCGCCTTCCTCGTCGAGTGCCTGTCGCTCGTCTACATCTCCTCGAAGATGGCGGTGCTGCCGGGCATCGTCAAGCGCCGGGAGCTCACCCAGGCGAATCAGCTCGCCCTGTTCGTCACCTACGGGCCGCTGCCGCTCGGCGCGCTCCTGCCGACGCTCACCGTCGGGCTGGCGGCGCTCGTGCAGCGCGTCGGCGGCCCCACCATGGCGCCGCCGCGGCTGGCGCTGCTGCTCACGGTGGTCGGTTTCTGGGCGGCGGGAACGCTCATCTTCCGGATGCGCCTGCCGGCGCCGGGGCGGCCCGCGGGCACGCGCGACGACGACGCCAAGGGCATCGTCGCCGAGCTGCGGGCGGGGCTCGAATTCATCCGCGACCTGCCCCTCATCCGCTCGCTCATCACGGGGGTCGTGGGGGTGTTCTTCGGGGCCGGCGTCGTCGTCACGCTGGGTCCCGAGTTCGTCCGCAGCACGCTGGGCCGCTCGGAGACGGACTGGTTCACGCTGATGACGTTCGTGGGCACCGGGCTCCTCGTCGGCATCGCCGCCGTCCCGGCGCTCACCGGCCGCTTCCGCGAGGAGCGGCTGTTCCCCGTCTTCCTCGCCGCCACGGCGGGAATGGCGATCATCGTCGCGCTGCTCGACAACTTCGGCCGGACCCTGGCCGCCGGGGCCGTGCTCGGTGCGTCGGCGGGACTCGCCGTCGTCGTCGGCTACACGCTCCTGCTGCGTCACACCCCCGACGAGGTGCGGGGCAAGACGTTCGCCACGTTCTTCACCGCCAGCCGCATCGCGATGTTCGCCGCGCTCGGCCTTGCACCCTTCCTCGCCGGCGCGATCGGGGTGTTCACCGTCGGCGCCGGCGGCCGGTTCATCAGCGTGTCCGGGGTGCGGGTGACGATCCTCGCCGGGGGCATCGTCGCGCTCTACGCGGCGTTGCGCGGGGGCAGCGGCATGTACCGGGCGCTGCGCATGCAGGACGCCGCCGACGCCGGGACGCCGATGCGACTCCACCTCCAGTCGCGCGAGCAGTCACCGAGGACCGGGCTGTTCATCTCCCTCGAGGGCGGGGAGGGATCGGGCAAGTCGACGCAGCTGCGCGCCCTCGTGGCGGCGCTCGAGCAGGAGGGGCACGACGTGGTCGCCACACGCGAGCCCGGCGGGCCGCCGGTGTCCGAGCGCATCCGCGAGGTGCTGCTCGATCCCGCCACGGGCACCATGGACGCGCGCACGGAGGCGCTGCTCTACGCGGCGGCCCGCGCCGAGCACGTCCGGCGCGTCATCCGCCCGGCGCTTGCCGCCGGTAAGACGGTGGTGTGCGACCGCTTCCTGGACTCGTCGGTCGCCTACCAGGGGGTTGCCCGGGGCCTCGGTGAGGACGTCGTCTACGAGATCAACAAGTGGGCGACCGACGGGGTCGAACCCGACGTCGTCGTGCTGCTCGACATCGACGCCGAGGAGGGGCTGCGGCGTGTCGGCGCGCGCGCCGGACGCGACGGCCGCGACGGCCGCGATGACGGGGCGGACCGCATCGAGCGGGAGGACGCCCGCTTCCACGCCCGGGTGGCCGACGGCTTCCGCACGCTCGCGCAGCGCCATCCGGACCGGATCATCGTCGTCGACGCGCGCGGCGACGCCGACACGGTGACCCGGCGCGTGCGTGAGGCGCTGCGACCGTGGCTGTCCTCGCCCGACAGCGGCCGCGCGGCACGCGCGGCCGACGTGGTCGACCGCCAGTCCGGCGGCGCGGGCCGGTGACGGTGCCCCCGCGGCGCTAGGGTCGCGGTGTCGGACGAGGGAGGTGTGCGGTGGAGGCCGCTGCGGCGACTGATCTGTGGGCGGCGACCGGTCAGACTCGTGCCGCCGAGGCGCTGCGCGCCGCCGTGGCCGGCGGCGAGATGGCGCACGCCTGGGCGTTCACCGGCCCTGCCGGCGTCGGTCAGGAGCAGGCCGGCCGGGCGCTCGCCGCGGCACTCAACTGCCCGCGGACCACGTCCGGGCGGCCCTGCGGCGCGTGCGACGTGTGCAGCCGCTGCGCGCGCGGCGCGTACCCGGCCCTGTGGGAGTTCGCGCCGGCGGGGCGCGAGCACCGCGTCGACGACGTGCGCGGGCAGTGGCTTCGTGCGGCCTCGCGCTCGGCGGTCGAGGGGGACTGGAAGGTGCTCCGCATCGCAGAGGCGGACCGGATGAACGAGGCTGCGGCCAACGCCTTCCTCAAGGGGCTCGAGGAGCCCCCCGCGCGCACGGTGTGGGTGCTCGACGTCGCGGACCCCGACGAGCTGCCCGACACGATCCTGTCGCGCTGCCGCCCGGTGCGGTTCGTCCCGTGGGGGCCGGACGAGCTCGACGTCCAGGCCCGGCGTCTCGGCCTCGCCGACGACCGCGATCGCGCCCTCGCGGTGCGTGCCGCGCTCGGGCTGCCCGCGCGCCTGACCCGCTTCGCCGCCGAGGGCGGCCTCGACGACCTCCGCACGCACCGCGAGATCCTGGGCGGTCTGCGGGAACGGGGCCCCGGCTACGCCCTCCTCGCCGCGCGGGCGATCGACGAGGAGGTCAAGCGGCGCACCACCGCACTGAAGACGGAGTCGAAGGCTGAGCGCGCCGCGCTCGCCGAGCTCTACGGCGAGCAGCTGCCCCGCGGGGTGGTCAGGCAGCTCGACGAGCGTGTGGCCCGCCAGGAACGCGAGGCGCGCACCGCGGTGGTGCAGGCGGCCCTCGACGACCTCCTCGCTCGGCTGCGCGACGCGGTCCTCGTCGCCGCCGGTTGGGATCCCGCTACCGCCGTCCACGCGGACGCACCCGACGGCCTGCGCGCGGACGCCGATGCGCTCGGGCTCCCCGGGCTGCTGCGGGCGTGCGACCTCGTCGCGGCGACGCGTGAGCACCTCGAGCTCAACGTCCAGCAAGGCCTCGCCCTCGAGGCGCTGTTCCTCGACCTGTCCGCGATCGTGCTGGAGAACGCGCGGGGCTGAGGCGTGCCGCCGTAGGGCGCACGAAGCGGTGCCGCACCCCCCGCACGACGATGCGCTCTATGCGGTGGCCGCCGCAGTCGCTAGGCTATTGCAAGACGTTTGCAGTTGATAGGAGATCGCGGTGAACCCTCCTGCAGTACGGCTCGAGGGCGTGACGGCCGGGTACGCGGGCACCCGCGTGCTCCGGGAGCTGTCGTTCACCGTGGAGCCCGGCGAGCTGCTCGGCGCGGTCGGCCCGAGCGGGTCGGGCAAGACGACGCTGCTGCGACTGCTCACCGGGCAGGCGGAGACCTACGCCGGGACGGTCCGGGTGTTCGGTGAGCCGGTGCGCCGCGGCCGGCCGGTGCGCCGCGTCGGGTACGTGCCCCAGCTCGACGGCGTGGACTGGGACTTCCCGCTGACGGTCGAGCAGGTCGTGCTCCTCGGGCTCGCGGCTGACAGCCGGCGCGTGCCGTGGTTCAGCCGGGCGGAACGCCGGCGGGTCGGCGCGACGCTCGACCGGCTCGGCCTGGGCGGCCTCGGGGCCCGCCACATCCGCGAGCTGTCCGGCGGCCAGCAGCAGCGCATGTTCCTCGCCCGGGCGATGGCCCGCCGCGCCGAGCTCATCCTCCTCGACGAGCCGACGAGCGGCGTGGACCTCGCCACCCGCCACGACGTGCTCCACCTGCTCGGGGAGCTGAACGCCGAGGGCGTGACGATCCTGCTCACCACGCACGACCTCAACTGGGTGGCGGCGCACCTGCCGCGGGTGCTGTGCCTGAACGGCACGGTCGTCGGCGACGGTCACCCCGTCGAGGTGTTCACCCCCGACGTGCTGCGGACCACCTACGGCGCCGAGGTCCGGGTGATCCACCAGGGCGACCTCGTGTTCGTCGCCGACCAGACCCACGTCCTCGGACCCGTCCACGAGCCGCCGCGGCGGGCCGCTGCGCCGAGCCGGCGCGAGCGGTGACCTGGCTGGCCGAACCCCTGTCGTACGCCTTCTTCGTCCGGGCGCTGGCGGCGGGCGTCCTGATCGGCGCGATGTGCGGGGCGGTCAGCGTCTTTGTCGTGCTCCGGCGCATGAGCTACATCGGCCACGGCCTCGCGCACAGCGTCCTCGGCGGCGTCGCCGTGGGCGCGGCCCTCGGGTACCACCACTACGTCGGCGCGGTCGTCGCCACCCTCGTCGCCGCGCTGCTCATCGACCGTGTCGCCCGCCAGCGGGGCCTGCACGCCGACGCCGCGATCGGCATCGTGACCACGGCGATGTTCGCCGCCGGGATCGCCATCGTGTCGATGGTGCCCCGCGCGGGCGGCAGCACCGAGGCGCTGCTGTTCGGCTCCATCCTCGCGGTGACCCGCGCGGACCTCATGATGGCGGCGGGCGTGGCCGCAGCTTTTGCCGCGGTGCTGTTCTTCCTCGCCAAGCCGCTCGTGTTCGTGACCTTCGACCCCGAGGTGGCGGCCGTCCAGGGGGTACGGGCGGGGGTCATGGAAGCGGTGTTCCACCTCCTTACGGCCGGCGTCATCATCGCCTCCGTGCGGGTGCTCGGGGTCCTGCTCGTCGCCGCCGTCGTCGTCATCCCCGCGGCGCTCGCCCGGCTCGTGACGCGCTCGATCGCGGGCATGCTCGCCGTGGCCACCGCGGTCGGCGTCGTGTCGAGCGTCGCCGGCCTCTACCTGTCGTTCCACGCCGGTGTCCCGAGCGGCCCGGCGATCGTGCTCGTCGGCGCGGGCCTCTTCGCCGCCACAACCCTCGCCGCGTGGGCCGGCGCCCGTCTCGTTGGCGTACGCGCCCGCCGGGAGGCGGCCTTCGACGCGCCGCACCCACCGCCCGGGGCGCTCAGCCGGTTGGACTGAGCCGCCCCCCGTCCGCCAGTCAACCTGTCACCCGTCGCTCCTGGGCCCTGCGGAGCGGCGCGTGCGCGCCTCGGCCTACCCGGGCATCACGGCGGCGTGGCGTGATCGGGCTGCCGGATCGGGCGAGTCGCGGGGTGGGTCCTGCGGGGGGCCCTTGCGTGCCCGGCGTCGCCCCTTTCGCGGCAGGCGCCTGCCTGGGGGCCAGCCCTCCGGAGAGCGGCGCCGGGGCGCCGACGGCGCGCCGCGGCGAGCAGGCGGGCGGGGGCCGACGACGCCGACCGCTACCGCCCGAACCGCCGCAGTCGCAGGGAGTTCGTCACCACGCTCACGCTCGAGAACGCCATCGCGGCCCCGGCGATCATCGGGTTGAGGAGCCCGGCCGCAGCCAGGGGGATGGCGGCGACGTTGTAGCCGAACGCCCAGAAGAGGTTCTGCAGGATCGTCCGGTAGGTGCGCCGGGACAGCTCCATGGCGGTGACCACACCAGCGAGGTCGCCGCGGAGCAGGGTGAGGTCACTCGACTCGATCGCCACGTCGGTTCCCGTGCCGATGGCGATGCCCAGGTCGGCCTGGACGAGCGCGGGTGCGTCGTTCACGCCGTCGCCGACCATGGCGACATTCTCGCCTTGAGCCTGCAGCCGCTCGATCTCGCTCTTCTTGTCCGCGGGCAGGACGTCGGCGAGGACCCGGTCGCCCCGCTCGAAGTCGAACCCCGCCGCGCCGGCCATGGCGTCGGCCGTGCGGGCGTTGTCGCCGGTGATCATCGCCACGCCGAGACCCATGGCGTGCAGGCGGGCGACGACATCGACGGCACCCTCCTTGAGGGTGTCGGCGACGGCGAGCACACCGCGCACCTCGCCGTCCCAACCCGCGAAGACGGCGGTCTTCGCCTCGTTCTCGAGCCGCTCGGCCGCCGCGTCGAGCTCTCCGGGCAGGAGCAGTCCCGCCTCGGCGAGGAGCTTGCGTCGCCCTACCCACACGGTCGTGCCATCGACATCGGCGTGCACGCCGCGCCCCGGGACCGCGGCGAAGCTGCGCGCGGGGGGCAGCGTGCCGAACCGCGCGCGGGCGCTGTCAGCGACGGCCTGCCCGATGGGATGCTCGCTGTCGGCTTCGACCGCACCGGTGCGGCGCAGCAGCTCGTCCTCGGCGGTGCCGGGAGCGGTGACGATGTCG
The Egibacteraceae bacterium DNA segment above includes these coding regions:
- the tmk gene encoding dTMP kinase, encoding MLGREQLSAYRALMRNRNYRLWFLSSLGSSLGDWVGLFSLQVLVISLAEPGSRIALFGLGGVMMARLLPSVLFGPVAGVLADRYDRRRLMVAADALRGALYLGIAFSGELLTLFALAFLVECLSLVYISSKMAVLPGIVKRRELTQANQLALFVTYGPLPLGALLPTLTVGLAALVQRVGGPTMAPPRLALLLTVVGFWAAGTLIFRMRLPAPGRPAGTRDDDAKGIVAELRAGLEFIRDLPLIRSLITGVVGVFFGAGVVVTLGPEFVRSTLGRSETDWFTLMTFVGTGLLVGIAAVPALTGRFREERLFPVFLAATAGMAIIVALLDNFGRTLAAGAVLGASAGLAVVVGYTLLLRHTPDEVRGKTFATFFTASRIAMFAALGLAPFLAGAIGVFTVGAGGRFISVSGVRVTILAGGIVALYAALRGGSGMYRALRMQDAADAGTPMRLHLQSREQSPRTGLFISLEGGEGSGKSTQLRALVAALEQEGHDVVATREPGGPPVSERIREVLLDPATGTMDARTEALLYAAARAEHVRRVIRPALAAGKTVVCDRFLDSSVAYQGVARGLGEDVVYEINKWATDGVEPDVVVLLDIDAEEGLRRVGARAGRDGRDGRDDGADRIEREDARFHARVADGFRTLAQRHPDRIIVVDARGDADTVTRRVREALRPWLSSPDSGRAARAADVVDRQSGGAGR
- a CDS encoding metal ABC transporter ATP-binding protein — protein: MNPPAVRLEGVTAGYAGTRVLRELSFTVEPGELLGAVGPSGSGKTTLLRLLTGQAETYAGTVRVFGEPVRRGRPVRRVGYVPQLDGVDWDFPLTVEQVVLLGLAADSRRVPWFSRAERRRVGATLDRLGLGGLGARHIRELSGGQQQRMFLARAMARRAELILLDEPTSGVDLATRHDVLHLLGELNAEGVTILLTTHDLNWVAAHLPRVLCLNGTVVGDGHPVEVFTPDVLRTTYGAEVRVIHQGDLVFVADQTHVLGPVHEPPRRAAAPSRRER
- a CDS encoding metal ABC transporter permease, translating into MTWLAEPLSYAFFVRALAAGVLIGAMCGAVSVFVVLRRMSYIGHGLAHSVLGGVAVGAALGYHHYVGAVVATLVAALLIDRVARQRGLHADAAIGIVTTAMFAAGIAIVSMVPRAGGSTEALLFGSILAVTRADLMMAAGVAAAFAAVLFFLAKPLVFVTFDPEVAAVQGVRAGVMEAVFHLLTAGVIIASVRVLGVLLVAAVVVIPAALARLVTRSIAGMLAVATAVGVVSSVAGLYLSFHAGVPSGPAIVLVGAGLFAATTLAAWAGARLVGVRARREAAFDAPHPPPGALSRLD